The DNA region ATGCGCCACTGGGCCGAGCTGAAGCTGATTTTGCGGCAACTGGTACCGAATGCCCTGGCGCTGCCTTTTCTCGAGCACCTGCTGGTGGTGGCGATTTATCAGCTGTATTACAGCCGCACGGCACAGTATGCCGTGGTGAATGAGGCCGTGAGCCTGGCCGCGACCCAGGCGCGCGGCCGTTTCAAGGGGCTGGTCAATGGTGTGCTGCGCAACGCGCTGCGCCGTCGCGACGAACTGATGCAGGTGGTGGCGCGTGATGAAGAGGCGCGCAGCAATCATCCCGGCTGGTGGCTGCGAGCCCTGCAGCAGCACTACCCGGATCACTGGCAGTCGATTGTCGAGGCCGACAATGCCCATCCCCCGATGATTCTGCGCGTCAATACGCGTCGCAGCGACATGACGCGCTATCTGGCGGACTTGTCGGCAGCGGGGATTCAGGCCGAAGCGCTGGATGAGCAGGCCGTGCTGCTGGCCCAGCCGATGCCGGTGCGCGAGCTGCCGGGGTTTGCCGAAGGGGTGGTCTCGGTGCAGGACTGGGGCGCGCAGCAGGCGGCCCGACGGCTGGATCTTCAGCCGGGATTGCGGGTGCTGGATGCCTGTGCGGCGCCAGGTGGCAAAACCTGCCATATGCTGGAGCTGGCCGATGTGGAGATGACTGCGCTGGATGTCGATGGCATGCGACTGGCGCGTGTGCGCGAGAATCTGGATCGTCTCGGCCTGCAGGCACAGTTACTGACCGGGGATGCCGGGCGGTCGCAAGACTGGTGGGATGGCCGTCCGTATGACCGTATCCTGGCCGACGTACCCTGCAGCGCTTCCGGCGTCGTGCGGCGTCATCCGGACATCCGTTGGCTGCGGCGTCCGGACGACTTCCGCAATCTGGCGCGCCAGCAGGCGCAAATGCTGGATGTTCTTTGGTCTTTGCTCGCATCGGGCGGTAAAATGCTTTACGCTACGTGCTCGATTTATCCAGAAGAAAACTCGCAGCAATTGTCGGCATTCCTGCAGCGTCGAGACGACGCGATTTGCCTGAATCAGGAACAGTTGCTGCCTACCGATCGCCATGACGGCTTTTATTACGCGCTGCTTGAGAAACGTTAGCCTGCTGGTGGGCCTGCTGGCTTGTCTGGCCCATCCTGCCTGGGCCGACAACGTCAATGCGCGCCGGGCAGAGGCTGAGCTGATCGATGGCCAGCTTGCCATCAGCACGCGTTTCAATATCAAGCTGCCCAGCGGCCTGAGCGAAGCATTGACTCAGGGCGTGCCGCTGACCTTTCGTCTCGAGTTCGAACTGACCAGGCCGCGCAGCACGGCGCTGTACCTGAATCTCAGCCAGTGGTTTGCGCCGCATGCCAGCATGGTTTTCCGTCTTTCCTACCAGCCCCTGACTGATCGCTATCGGGTGGCGATCGGGTCCTTCGCCAATTACTACTCCAATCTGAATGAGGCCATGCGTGCCATCGGCGCCATCCAGAGCTGGCGCGTGCTCAATGTGGGCGCCCTGTCCGGCAATTCGCCGGATCAGGTGGCCGGGCGGGTGCGGCTGGTGCTGGACATCAGCGAGTTGCCCAAGCCCTTCCAGCTCAATGCCCTCGGCTCGTCCGACTGGACGCTGGGCTCGAACTGGACGTCGCTGGACATGAAAGGGGGCAGCTGATGCCCTATGCTGTGGTCGCTGTCGCCTCGGTGGCGGCCATCATGCTTTATCTGCTGGCGATTGCCACCGGCAATGCCAGCCGGCTGGAGGCCTACTACTGGTGGGTTTTCGGGCTGAACTCCCTGTTGCTGGCGGCGCTGATCGGCGTGGTCGGCCGGCAGATGCTGCGTTTGCGCGCCCGGGTGAAGAGTCGCATGTTCGGGGCCAAGCTGACCCAGAAGCTGGTCGGCATGTTTGCCCTGGTGGCGCTGGTGCCGGGGGTGCTGATCTTCACCATTTCCGCCCAGTTTCTGACCGGCAGCATCGAGAGCTGGTTTGATGTGCGGGTCGAGTCCGCACTCGACCGCGGCTTGTCTCTGGGACGCAATGCCCTTGGGTTTGTGCTGCAGGATGTCAGCCGCAAGAGCCATGTCGTGCAGGAGAACATCCAGGGGCTGGACCAGGGGGCGCTGGGCGGGCGGCTGGATGTGATGCGCGAGGAGTTGGCATTGCGGCAAATCGCCATTTTCGATCGCAGCGGCAAGTTGCTGGCATACTCGGGCCAGCCCGGCCTGCGGGCACCGCTGCCGCCGCCCAGGGATACCCTGCGCAGCATCAGTCCGATGCAGTCGGTTGACACCATCGAGAACGAAAACCAGACCGGTCTGCTGCTCAAGGTACTGCTGGGGTATCGCATGCCCGATGACAGCGTGCGGGTGCTGATGGTGATGCAGGGCGCACCGGAGAGCATTGCCCGCGACGCGGACATGATCGAGAGCGCACGATCGGATTATCGCGGGCTGTTGTTCAATCGGCATGGCCTTAAAACCTTCTACATGCTGACGCTGGCCCTGGCCTTTCTGCTGGCCCTTACGCTGGCGCTGGCTTTTGCCCTGTTTCTGTCCGAGCGCTTTTCTGCGCCGTTGCTGGAATTGGCTGCCGCCACCCGGGCCGTCGCCCAGGGTGACTTTTCCCGCCGTCACCCCGTCTACCGGCGCGATGAGCTGGGTATGCTGACGTCGATGTTCAACCGCATGACGCGGCAGCTGGATGAGGCGCGACAGCTGGCGGAGGAAAATCACCGCCAGCTGGAGGCCGGCAAAATTTATCTGGAAAGCATTCTGGCCAATTTGTCTGCCGGGGTGATTGCCTTTGACGCGGAATGGCAGTTGCGGGCCTTCAATATCAGTGCTGCCCGCATTCTGAATGTCGATTTTGATGATGTCGGCAAGCTGCCCTTTGCCGAGTGGCCGCAAAAGATCCCTGCGCTGCAGGCGCTCGCGGATACCGTCGGACAGCAGGCCGGCGATCAGGACCGGCGCGACTGGCAGCTGCAACTGGACTATCAGACCTCGCAGGGTGAGCGTGCGCTGCTGATCCGTGGTGCACGCCTGTCGGAGCTCAGTAACGCCGGCTATGTGCTGGTGTTCGACGATATTACCGACCTGGCTCGTGCGCAGCGTGATGCAGCCTGGGGTGAGGTGGCCAAGCGGCTGGCACACGAGATCCGCAACCCGCTGACGCCGATTCAGTTGTCGGCCGAACGGCTGGCCATGAAGCTGGCAGACAAGCTGGAGCCCGCCGATGCCGAGATCCTGCACCGGGCCACCGATAC from Paludibacterium sp. B53371 includes:
- the rsmB gene encoding 16S rRNA (cytosine(967)-C(5))-methyltransferase RsmB, which codes for MHRIQELAALTVEQVAAGKNLTDALAAQLRRVPDLSPQERGAIQDITFGVMRHWAELKLILRQLVPNALALPFLEHLLVVAIYQLYYSRTAQYAVVNEAVSLAATQARGRFKGLVNGVLRNALRRRDELMQVVARDEEARSNHPGWWLRALQQHYPDHWQSIVEADNAHPPMILRVNTRRSDMTRYLADLSAAGIQAEALDEQAVLLAQPMPVRELPGFAEGVVSVQDWGAQQAARRLDLQPGLRVLDACAAPGGKTCHMLELADVEMTALDVDGMRLARVRENLDRLGLQAQLLTGDAGRSQDWWDGRPYDRILADVPCSASGVVRRHPDIRWLRRPDDFRNLARQQAQMLDVLWSLLASGGKMLYATCSIYPEENSQQLSAFLQRRDDAICLNQEQLLPTDRHDGFYYALLEKR
- a CDS encoding DUF4390 domain-containing protein, with translation MRNVSLLVGLLACLAHPAWADNVNARRAEAELIDGQLAISTRFNIKLPSGLSEALTQGVPLTFRLEFELTRPRSTALYLNLSQWFAPHASMVFRLSYQPLTDRYRVAIGSFANYYSNLNEAMRAIGAIQSWRVLNVGALSGNSPDQVAGRVRLVLDISELPKPFQLNALGSSDWTLGSNWTSLDMKGGS
- a CDS encoding ATP-binding protein — protein: MPYAVVAVASVAAIMLYLLAIATGNASRLEAYYWWVFGLNSLLLAALIGVVGRQMLRLRARVKSRMFGAKLTQKLVGMFALVALVPGVLIFTISAQFLTGSIESWFDVRVESALDRGLSLGRNALGFVLQDVSRKSHVVQENIQGLDQGALGGRLDVMREELALRQIAIFDRSGKLLAYSGQPGLRAPLPPPRDTLRSISPMQSVDTIENENQTGLLLKVLLGYRMPDDSVRVLMVMQGAPESIARDADMIESARSDYRGLLFNRHGLKTFYMLTLALAFLLALTLALAFALFLSERFSAPLLELAAATRAVAQGDFSRRHPVYRRDELGMLTSMFNRMTRQLDEARQLAEENHRQLEAGKIYLESILANLSAGVIAFDAEWQLRAFNISAARILNVDFDDVGKLPFAEWPQKIPALQALADTVGQQAGDQDRRDWQLQLDYQTSQGERALLIRGARLSELSNAGYVLVFDDITDLARAQRDAAWGEVAKRLAHEIRNPLTPIQLSAERLAMKLADKLEPADAEILHRATDTIVNQVTALKGMVDAFRDYARAPRTKLQNLDVNEVIREVMTLYESNPAVKIDLSDGPLMIMGDAALLRQVLHNLLQNAQDAVLDAENPMIQISSRLEGRNVHVCVEDNGAGFSADILPRAFEPYVTNKSKGTGLGLAVVKKIVEEHQGQIILGNADQHGARILLILPMLEA